TTATTTCATACTGCTGCTTGGGGAGTTGAGCTTGATTTTAGTGAGGAGACAAAAATAACTGTGATTTGGTTGCCTCAGTTGCCTCCCTCCCAACACACTGTTAGGGGACCAATTTGATGTTTTCATGACCCACCAATTTGAATGCACCACTTTCAGTATAGTAATAACCATTTCAATGGGAGCTGATGAATTCTATATATGTACAgaaaataatgcattgaattAAAAGTTGTGTATTTATATGCCATACGATCAGAAATAATGGCATATTAATATTATTGGTGAGACACAGCTAGTCATGCAATTTATGGTTCATGAATGTTTGAATAAACACGATagcatgtgaaatgaaatgattGTGTGtatattttcttccatttttgttTTATCTTTAGACACAATTACTGTAGGAAAGCGTAAACTAGACTCATGTCTTCATTACAGAACCAGTTCATGTTTGCATCTAGCTGGTTTTTACAAATCTTTTGTCTCGTTCATGAATTTGTTTCTCAAAATCCCAGATTTAATCTTGGTgtattatatttgtttatattaaacaATAATCAGCTTGGACGGTTGGTATTAATTTGGACTTACTGGCAAAAAAGGAGATAGTTACTTTCAGCATTTAAGTTTTGAACGGCTGATATCATCTGCTATGGTCATTTTTTTTAGTACATGATCTTGGGACAGCGCAGTTGGTGGCCTTTTAATTTGTGGATCGACAAAATCTTTAATGTAGACAGTCATGTCCTTATAAGTTTTGGTTATAGTttgtttcatatgaaaattttattcaaatagaaaaaaaaaccccTACTCATATCTCAAATCCAATGGTTTCTCTTTTTAGTTACCATTTCTTTTTTGGGGATTTTCAGGGGTCAGCATCTAGCCTAGGACTCaaccctttttcattttcattacattAGGATATATGTGTTTGTGTGTAGCAATGTATCTGACTCATTGAGGGCTGCATGCAATGAATTATGTTTGACATTGTGATCTGATAACTGAACTTTCAGGATTTTATTTTGGTAAGGTCTGAAGTACAAGAACTGTATCCACAGTTCCAAAAGCTTCGTAAAATAACCCTGAGAGGCTAGTTTTGCTTAATCTAATAAACccaaacattttttttttgttttttctcatCTTTCCTGTGAATTTGAGATAAAATAATTTACTGACTGCttcatgtaaatatatatattatatatacatgaatattatTTGCATTCCTTTTCCATTAATGGTTTTCTTTTGCTCTAATTAACTTAATTTGATTTCGATGATGGACCGGCAGCTACTAGCAAAGTTAGAATCACTGggttttaattttagaataaatGATTCTGTGTGATTTTGTTTCTCTAGCTAGTACCTGCACGAAAGGTTATAACTAGTCTAGTTTTTAAGTAAAATGAAACAGTATAATTAGTATTATCATCAATCATAATTatcaattatttgattttataaattaatttgtattgttttcaattatttttcataattaattgtaaaaataaCATATGTTTATTAAGTTAAACAATTGAACTTGATTACCAATTATTTgctaaatcttttttaaaataattctatacttatgttttaagttttttttttatattcaatattttgtaattttaaaatacatgACCACTTCAATTACAAGAAAATTATTCCACTTTTGGAAAGCAATAATGCTTATATAATAATGTTTATATCATATCATCAGTTAAACCTACCCCACTCTCTGCAGCTGTTTTAGCTTCTTTCTCATGTTATGTTGGAAAGATCCTTATCCATCAAATCCATATATGTGTTATGTGTTTTATTGTGTATGGAATATTTTCAGATCCTTCTGCACTGCTGCATGAACTTGAGAATGTCATTTCGGAGATTATTGATGATAGTAATTATTGTTTTCCAAATAATAATTTCTTTTCTCACAATATATGAAGTGGGTGTCTAGACATATACTTTGAAACTAAAATCAATTTTGAAGATTTTCTTTAaggaaatttaaatttattgttttttcttTGTCGTCATTACTACTTTAATATGCATATGATTAGAAGAGATAAGCATTGACATGAACATTTTCTTAAAGCTAAATATAATTAGAAGcttctttttattttagaaaatcacaACTTAGAAGGATAAAAAATGCTTACTGGTTCCGAATCCAGACTTTTCGAATGATGTATCTTAATGATTTCTTTATGAACCTTGATTTTCCAAATCAGAATTTTGAGCAATTCTATTGCAGAAGTAAAGTGAACTCCAGTTACTGCAATGGTTTTTATTAGTTCAGGCAAGGAATAAAAGAGAATGTTGATCTTTGTAAACCTGAGTTCAACCTCTATAATAAGTGGTTTGGTGCAATAGTAAAGCTTAGATTCGAACTCTGGGGACAACGTTGTTAGGAGAGACAGCTACGAACTAGAACCAACCTAaataataccaaaaatttatGAATGCATTCAGACAAGACCATACCTGAAAATACCGACTAAATTTTATCATAACAAAGAGGAATGGGGAACCCAAGTGCTATCACCAAGTTGTGGATTCATCAAAAACATATTGTTTCGATGTTTTTCATTCTTGATAGCTGTCCATACTCCCACTTTCGGAGTGCTTTATGGTACACCAATTCGACACAGTAACACGAATCAAAGAAATATATAGCCAAGGTACCACTACTGCCTAACCATTATTTCTTTTTTCCCGCTAAGACCGTATAATGCATACATGTAAACCTAGCATGGTGTTAGGGGGAAAATGACATAATTCCCCCAAGTAACCTCGAACTCCTTCATGCGGCCCGATACTTACAGTTTTcttttatacatataataatcAGGAAGGCACACAAATTTTAAGCAACAGAAATAATTGTGTGACCTGATTTTGATAGGATGATATATCTCCAAGCAAATTGCCTCTACTCCATTACTCTCACTTCAAGTCTTTGATGCTACAGAATATTTTCTTCGTTTTGGTTCTGGCTCTCCTAACTGCAGTGAGACATAAATCTCCTCATCTGATCCATTCCTTAATGCTGAAAGATTTCTGGATTCCACATTTCCATTTCCCTGTTGGTTATTAACGGGAGACCTTCCGTTGGAACTAGGGATAAATTGATGTTCCACATTAGAGCCTGCTTCAACCCTATCTTCAGCTCTATATTCGGTACACATGATTGGTAGCACAAGCCCTTGCCAGGACTTGTCTTCAGTCAGAACTTGCTggatatttaaattaattggcTCCAAGTTTTCTTCAATCCTATCCTTGGATGGAACCTGGACCAGAGGAGAAGACTCCCCGACTGTAGAATCAATCCCAGCTGCGGAAGCATTTCTTTGATCTTGCACTGCAGCTGTGTCAATAATGAAGACAAATAGAGAGCGTCAATGCCGCAGTTCAAGACCAGATGCAAAAAATATTAACCATAAAGGTACAAAGGCCCTTTCCCCACTTCTTATCTTTTTCTATTTACACTTTATTTTGCTTGATAGTGAGATATTCTACCTAAATTACCGCATATCTAAAGTTACTAAATAACAAATGATATGAAGGAAAAGTAAGGGATATAACACCAGTACTCAAAAGTGAAATAAACCTTTCACACTAAAATACCGCTtgattaatattttcattatcaTTCAGTGAATGTTGGAGTCTATATACATTTTAAACTTTACAGCCATTCGAAATGGAACTCCCATTTCAACATGTAATTTGCTTGGCAGGAACTATAGTTTGCAGCACGATTGTTTTGAGAATACATACCTTGAATCCCCTCATTGGTTGTGATGAGATCAAGTTCAAGGAGGTCTAGAAGACGTCCAAGATCAACTCCGCTAGTCCAATTTTCTGGGGGTTGGCCAACTTTGAGTTTCAACCGACCCCTGTTAGCAGTCCCACCCCAAATGATTCCAACAGGCTGTGGCTTCTCCCCATTCTGACCCTTTAATAGTATGAGGCTTCCACTGTCTCCTTCAAGGTCAAAAGTCTGCTGGTTCTCACCAACTACAAGGAAATCAGTAAAAAAACAGATCCCTTTCTCATCATTGTACTCTAAAGCATATGCCATTATTGTCCCAGTGGTCAAGCCGGAGCTTCTTCCCACTTTGACAACTTGCCTCCCAATGAGACTGCTGATTGGAGATTGCAAGTCTATGATATGGACATCACCAATCTGACCTATGCCTTTTATGGTTGTAGTTACATTGTTCATATTGAAATCATCAGCAAACGGAATAAAAGCCCCATCTGCCCGCACAAATGTTTCTGCAGGAGGACCAAACCGTAATGGGCATGTAAGGGAGTCAGGACGCAATGAAAAATGCATTAGCACAAATGTAAAGTTAAACATAGCATCCTTCAGGATTATGAAACCTAATAAATCTTTGATGAAATTGATCCTAGCATCCTGGTACAAGTTCAATTTCTCtcatttatttttgcttaaattttCTAATGCAATGATCAACggcagaaaaataaaattagaactgCATTACCTGGATTTATACCAGCAAAGATTCCATACCAAAGGTCATCGGTGATAAATGAGGTTGCCCGCTCTACGGCACCAAGGTAAACTCCAGGCCCAAGGTTGGGCGGTAAAGGATGAAACATCTTCTGATTTGGGTAGTCCAAGTCAACTGCAACATGCCGATTTGTAAGAAAACCTACCTGCCGATTTCCTGTTCGGCTCCTCACAATAGCACCCAGTGTACCATATGTTTCTTGGCTCGCAACCTACATGTGCAAGGAGGAACTGAGTGCAAGACAAGTAAAGAGTTATATCAACATTTCTCAAGAAGTCCAGGGCAGAGTATGAGAGAGAAAAAGCCATTTTTTTATctaaaggatgtgggatggagtTCAAAAAGGAACTGTACACATGATGCCAGCAAAAAGATACCAAGCAAATCTAGAATGAGAACTCAAGCTTGAAGCTGTCGAAATGTCTCCACATCTAAGACGGAGAGATAGATGATTGATTCAGTCACAGTTGTAgcataaataaatcattaacaaaGCATACCACCTTCAACACTTCATTAATATTTGCAATAGAAAACAGGTAACTCTGAAATCAAGTTTCTAGCAAAATGTTGTCAAAAAACCCACAGTTAACCTTTTACATACTGCCATATTCATTATCAACCTGACAACTTCAACTGCGCAGCAAGATGTAAAGCGAAATGAATTAAAGCATCAGATAGTCATAGAGAATCATTCAAATGGCTATTGGAATTTTTTAAGGCAACAGAAGAGGAAGTGACTATTTAAGAACGAGTCTTTCCCCATAACAATATTCGGACAGCAAGCAAATATGCTACGGACTAGAATATGAGATTGCATGGCATTAGAAAAATTTCCATCAAGTGGTTGAAAAGATTCAACATGTCAGAACAGGATTCTTTGCCAATGTATAGTTATTACCAAAATGACGATGCAGGTGATATGGATGACACAATACAGGGCAGAAATTCAGAAAAAGACTATGAGGAAAGTCCTACCATGCCACTCTTCATGGTATTCCAACAGAATAGCTCCTTAAACTTATTCTCGGGACCACTTTTTGCAGTATTTCTCACAATATTGTTCATACTATAGTCAAAAGAATATCAAAACTTTATCTACTCTCATTATTCTTTACGTTGTTATAGATAGTTGAGAAGGATTTAGTTTTTACAATTCAATGACCAGTATGATAAGAGCCAAGAGCCAAGAGCAATACGTATAAGATTGTGAGTTTTCAACATTAACATCAGAATATATGTAAGAATAATGCAAGCATAAGAAGAAAGCATGTGAATTAGAAATTTTAAGGATCATGGTGGCTTGGTTAGTACGAGCACCACCAGGACTCTAAAGTTTTGTcccagagagaaaaaaaaagttactgCAACAAAATTACTATTCTGAAGATGATAAACTCAACACTTCATATTTACAAACACTAGCAGTAATACGCTATCAGTTACTGAGGAATGGTAAATAAAATGTTGTGATCAAGAACCCGTAAACAAATAAAACGCTTGCAATTGTTCGTCCCGCAAGGAAACAATGTTAACCACATACTTGAAGACATTAAGATACAATAAAATCATAAATACCTTTTCTTCATTTAATAAATCTATATACTTAAGCACTGAATGTCTTTGAGTGCCCATCAAATCACCAAGTTGTACATACGTAATAAGAACAATTACCTGTGAACCAGAACCAATGACTGGATCACTTCCCCTAAAGCCATCTACAAGCTCAGTATATAATTGCTCTTTTGGAGTTGCAGCAGGTGCACCATAATAAGAAAACTCCACCACATCTACATCACACCACACACCTCCTGGCCCCTGACACAATATTTTAAACAAACATTTAACTTTCCATGCAACAGATAAGTCTATTCAAGAAAAGTTAGTCATACATTTGAAATTTCTTGATCAGATCTATGCTGTTTAGAAACTTTCAAAACTATCAACAATTcacaactttaaaaaaatcaaatctgaCATGAAATAGTGAATTTCCCACAGATATTGTACCACCACATTAGCAGCTATTGATAAGTGAAGCCaaaaagtttttgaaaaataagTGAAGCGAAGGGCATAAACTTACCTCAAGAGCAGCAGGTAAGCATTGAAATTGGCTAAGCCATTGCCTGTGAACTTTACGAGCAACGAAGACAAGAATAGCTGGTATATCTGTCAAAACACCCCGTCGAATACGGAACCCAATTGCTGTGCCAAGACTAAACCTGCGCAGCTTTTTACTGTGAAATGCTCTAATTGTCATCAACTCAAGTAAGGTGGTTGCTTGCTGCCCTGATGGTAACCGTCCAAGAGTTTCTGGCAACACCCCTTTCTGTAGGTTCCCAAAATAGTTTGCTCTATCTTCTGCCGCATCAATTAATCGACTTGAAGTAGGCCATGAGAAGTAGGCAGCATTGCTCTCAGGATGCTGAGTGCCGGATGCAAAGGGTTGAATAGGTGAAGGACTTGATGAAGGCATATTAACATGGTTGCAGCAATTCCTTTCCAAATCTAAAGCGGATTCCTCTGATTCTGTTGATCCAGAGTTATGAAATCTTAAATCCGATCTGGTCCGCTCCATCGTACAGCTCTCTTAAACCATATAATTCAATTTGTCTCAACACTCAGAGCATATCTTACTAATATAAAGCAAACCAAACTTAGTTATACGATTACATGCAATTCTACTTATAATAACAAAAGTGGAAAACATTGATGGTCATTAAGTAGATAAACAATCGTAGTTAAATGGCAAACCAGAACAACTGCAAATGGCAAAagatcaaatgaaaaaaataagagagaaaTAAGATTCAAGAGCTGTGAACTCTAACCCCTTACAGAGAGAGAATACTAATACAATACAAATCTATGAAATGTTAATCCTAGCTAACTTATTAAATATGGATAGATTCGATAGAACAGATAACTACCCTATAatcaataattttcacaaataaataaataaatagaaacaaaaaCAGGACATCATTACATTCAATGTCCAGTGGCCATAGAAGGAGGAAAATCCTTCCAAGTGTGTTTTCAAAACTGAAAGCCAACCCAGATGGAATGATGATATCATCCTCTCCAAGCTGGAAGAGGCATGTAAGAGTGTGAGAGAAAATATGACCAATGGGGATAATAGGTTTGATATCAGCAGAGAGATAAACAATAGCCAAAATAGATACCCTTTTTATTGGAGGATGTTGAAAAGAAGTGAAGCAAAATTTTAAACCTTTCGGATATGGCTATTTTAGGAGTTGAGCAATAATGGACTAATGAAAACCCAGAAAGGTAAAAGGCAACAATTCAACATATTAAATCCCcggaaattataaaaaataaaaaataaaaaactcaaaaGAAGAGATAAAATATTTGGACAAATTTAGATGCAAACCCAGCAAAAGATATAACCTTTATCGAGAATCCTAAGCATATAGTAAGCTAAAACTCACCTATAAACAATGATGCAGCTGGTATAGAGGACTCCAAGTCAAGCCCTTTGGAGATTTCCATGCTTTAGTGACACTCACTGTGACTGTGTTATTCTATTTGTATCTCtacgaaaaaaaaaaagaaaagagaagcaCTGAATTTAGAAAGATTGAAGCTTTTTTCTTAGTAAAGGAAAGAAAGATGGCTCTAgttagagagagaaagagaaaaggCCCCAAATATCTGCTAGCTGCTACTTGCTATAGTGTTTTGGCCAAgcaaatatataacttttttgtAGTTGTTGTTGTCAatagcaaaattttaaattaataaatagagATATTACATATTGCATTACGGAATATAGACATATCTAGGAACTATTCCAATGATGAGATTTTTAGAgtggaaaatataaataaaattgggagaaaaagaaaagaaaatacctttctttctttctttcttttattcagtCTTCATTTCATTGAATGGCTGGGCATATAATGGTGGAAAAGAAAGTGCAAGCAtgataaagagaaaatatataaTGGAGGAAGAAATGGGGCAAAGAGTAAAataactcttttttcttttttttcttagaCATTGATATTTTTAGTgtaatggagaaaaaaattaggGGCCATCCATATTTGCTCCCCAAAAGCAGCACAAATTCTTTTCCGAAATAATTCTAAATCCCACCTATTCATTCATTTTAGATTTAGGATTTTAGTAGTAataatcttttttctttaatttccctTATTATCATCTTTGATTTTTTTGCTTTTGGTTATTGGGATAgagataattaaaatatatttgaggTTATGATTTAAAGGTTGGGTCATTATCATATAATATAAGATAGAAAATAGATGTCGTGTGGGGGCATATAGGGTCAAAATTGGTGGTTGAAGAAGCCCTCAGTATCcccaatttattattattgtttttatcacttttactttttttctctctctcacaCATTTAATGGGTTTTATCTAAAAGAGTGAAGTTCATTTGTGCGATTTTCCATTACTCGCATCAGACACTTACATAGGAGtataaattaattaagcttgaatggatataaattaaatttgCAGAATGTCACCGCATAATTGGCAAATTTTATCCTAAAGTTTTATAGAAATCAAATTGCCAAGATTTAAAGTGGAATATAATGCAGCAATAGAATAGAAAAGTTTGTGGGGGCGAGAGGACATATTTCACATACAGTTCGTTCATGACTTGTAGTATATGATTATTTTGCATCATTGATTAGAAATGGAGGAAGTGAAAGGGTCCATGGAGAAAAGTTCAACATTGCAATTATTGAATCCATGTACCCAATGAAACATATGGGTTCCCACCACAATTCACCCATCGCTCATTTTGTGACACCACTCACTTTGAGGCCTTTTTGGTCAAGTCTTTTGCTcctcatttcttcttcttttaatcttTCATTTGGATTAGATTAAATTCGCATAAATCTTcaactttgttttgttttttgtttttttaattaataaatcatttttattttatttaaaaaagtttaaTACCTTTCCCTTTATATAATAAAAACTTTTAGTACTAGTTACTACGTGGCACACGCCCTTAGCTTTTGATATATCATCATCGTCATAAACAATCTTGTGATGAGTGataccttttctttctttctttttcaatgatTTGGATCTTTTTGATCGAAGCGTGACGCGGTCGCAGACAATAAACATGGAAGAAGCCGGTCGCGATCGAACCGGGTGCGAGAATCTCCAGAGGGCGCTAAGCGAGTGCCACCAACGTTTCGGACCTGGTGCGACGCGGGACGCGGCCTGTCGGCACTTGAACCGAGCCCTAGCGGAGTGCTTGGTCTCGTTTGTGTGCCCCGATGAATCGGAGGCGGTTAGGACACTGTGCGGCAGCGGCGGAACCCGGCTGAAGCGGTCCCAGTGCCAGCAGGCCCAGCTCTCTCTCTCAGTCTGCATTTCTTCTCATCAACCAGATTGAACGATCCTGATCTCATCTTTTCGCttagtaaaattaccattttgaccTCTTTTGAGGAGAAGAGTGATACAAATTTTGTATTTGTTGGTAAATTCCATCAGAATTTTATGGTTTATACACATAGATTATTAACAGTGTGATTACTTCTGAATAGTGTTTATGTCATTTCAAATATTGAATTTAGATTACATTACATCACTTCTGGATAGCTAATAAAGTTTTATCTTTTATTgtttttcatttgcatttcatatATATACGCCTCTCTCTCTATATAGACCACCAAGAATTTTCTGTTCTTTAAACTCGAACCACCCAGAACTGGAAAACTTCAAATGTCCATAACTAAGATGAATATTTCATTAGTTTAATCACAAATGACACCGTAAAACTTTGAttagatacaaatatatataattccaTATACTGCTTGTATGCATATTAAGCTGATTATCAAAGAAAATACTGAAGCGACCATCGTTCCCCTTCAGGTATTTATTGGTAACTAGAAACAACCTGCCACAATGTAAAAACTAAAAACTTTGATCTACGAGAGTATAACATATAATGTCTTttccagaattaattcatcttaaaTGCAAGGGGAGTTGTCGACCGCAACAGCGAGCATCGGTGCatcattgaacaaaataaacaagagCTTCTACTATGGGATACATACTTCCTAAGCAGTAAACCGTGCTCGGTCATGAGGAGAAGAATAGTCAATATTTGGGCCAACAGGGATTATCCCGAATGGATTTATAGAAGGGTGGCTACCATAGTAGTGGCGCTTGATGTGTTGCACATTCACCGTGCTGCTCATGCCTGGAATTTGGTAAATGTCCTTGGTATAGTTGTACAAATTCGGGTACTCCCGTAGAAGCTTTTTGTTGCACTTGAAATGTACGACATAGACCTGTTATGTAAACAAACTCGTCATCAATGGGCATGAAACGATTTTATTGCAAAGATGTCAAGgttttccatctttttttcaaaaagaaaatcaaagcttTTTCCTTTGCCTCTGTCTGAGTCTCAAGCAATGAACGTTAATGGTCACCATTGAAGGTGTTTTTAGTTTATCTCAAATACATAATATTAGAAAGCTGTACGGGCAAAATGAAATACCTCATCGAATCTTATGAGGGTTACAAACAGTCGAATATCTGCCTCGGTTAGAATGTTT
The genomic region above belongs to Gossypium hirsutum isolate 1008001.06 chromosome D05, Gossypium_hirsutum_v2.1, whole genome shotgun sequence and contains:
- the LOC107958309 gene encoding protein NARROW LEAF 1 isoform X2 codes for the protein MEISKGLDLESSIPAASLFIESEESALDLERNCCNHVNMPSSSPSPIQPFASGTQHPESNAAYFSWPTSSRLIDAAEDRANYFGNLQKGVLPETLGRLPSGQQATTLLELMTIRAFHSKKLRRFSLGTAIGFRIRRGVLTDIPAILVFVARKVHRQWLSQFQCLPAALEGPGGVWCDVDVVEFSYYGAPAATPKEQLYTELVDGFRGSDPVIGSGSQVASQETYGTLGAIVRSRTGNRQVGFLTNRHVAVDLDYPNQKMFHPLPPNLGPGVYLGAVERATSFITDDLWYGIFAGINPETFVRADGAFIPFADDFNMNNVTTTIKGIGQIGDVHIIDLQSPISSLIGRQVVKVGRSSGLTTGTIMAYALEYNDEKGICFFTDFLVVGENQQTFDLEGDSGSLILLKGQNGEKPQPVGIIWGGTANRGRLKLKVGQPPENWTSGVDLGRLLDLLELDLITTNEGIQAAVQDQRNASAAGIDSTVGESSPLVQVPSKDRIEENLEPINLNIQQVLTEDKSWQGLVLPIMCTEYRAEDRVEAGSNVEHQFIPSSNGRSPVNNQQGNGNVESRNLSALRNGSDEEIYVSLQLGEPEPKRRKYSVASKT
- the LOC107958309 gene encoding protein NARROW LEAF 1 isoform X3 gives rise to the protein MERTRSDLRFHNSGSTESEESALDLERNCCNHVNMPSSSPSPIQPFASGTQHPESNAAYFSWPTSSRLIDAAEDRANYFGNLQKGVLPETLGRLPSGQQATTLLELMTIRAFHSKKLRRFSLGTAIGFRIRRGVLTDIPAILVFVARKVHRQWLSQFQCLPAALEGPGGVWCDVDVVEFSYYGAPAATPKEQLYTELVDGFRGSDPVIGSGSQVASQETYGTLGAIVRSRTGNRQVGFLTNRHVAVDLDYPNQKMFHPLPPNLGPGVYLGAVERATSFITDDLWYGIFAGINPETFVRADGAFIPFADDFNMNNVTTTIKGIGQIGDVHIIDLQSPISSLIGRQVVKVGRSSGLTTGTIMAYALEYNDEKGICFFTDFLVVGENQQTFDLEGDSGSLILLKGQNGEKPQPVGIIWGGTANRGRLKLKVGQPPENWTSGVDLGRLLDLLELDLITTNEGIQAAVQDQRNASAAGIDSTVGESSPLVQVPSKDRIEENLEPINLNIQQVLTEDKSWQGLVLPIMCTEYRAEDRVEAGSNVEHQFIPSSNGRSPVNNQQGNGNVESRNLSALRNGSDEEIYVSLQLGEPEPKRRKYSVASKT
- the LOC107958309 gene encoding protein NARROW LEAF 1 isoform X1, with protein sequence MEISKGLDLESSIPAASLFIESCTMERTRSDLRFHNSGSTESEESALDLERNCCNHVNMPSSSPSPIQPFASGTQHPESNAAYFSWPTSSRLIDAAEDRANYFGNLQKGVLPETLGRLPSGQQATTLLELMTIRAFHSKKLRRFSLGTAIGFRIRRGVLTDIPAILVFVARKVHRQWLSQFQCLPAALEGPGGVWCDVDVVEFSYYGAPAATPKEQLYTELVDGFRGSDPVIGSGSQVASQETYGTLGAIVRSRTGNRQVGFLTNRHVAVDLDYPNQKMFHPLPPNLGPGVYLGAVERATSFITDDLWYGIFAGINPETFVRADGAFIPFADDFNMNNVTTTIKGIGQIGDVHIIDLQSPISSLIGRQVVKVGRSSGLTTGTIMAYALEYNDEKGICFFTDFLVVGENQQTFDLEGDSGSLILLKGQNGEKPQPVGIIWGGTANRGRLKLKVGQPPENWTSGVDLGRLLDLLELDLITTNEGIQAAVQDQRNASAAGIDSTVGESSPLVQVPSKDRIEENLEPINLNIQQVLTEDKSWQGLVLPIMCTEYRAEDRVEAGSNVEHQFIPSSNGRSPVNNQQGNGNVESRNLSALRNGSDEEIYVSLQLGEPEPKRRKYSVASKT